The sequence below is a genomic window from Mobula hypostoma chromosome X1, sMobHyp1.1, whole genome shotgun sequence.
aatggtcatgagagtgtggaatgagatgccagcacaagtggcgaATATGAGCTTGTcttcaccatttaagagaagtttggatgggagcctggatggtaggggtatggagggcaatggtcctggtgcaggtggtTGCGTtagacagcttaaatgttttttcagcattgactagatggaccaaatagcctatttCCACACTGAACTTCTCCATGATTGTATGACAGAGAAGCTGTCTAGTcttgtttggaagggaaaaggtaggagtgacaacggagcagcaatggctggagattctgggagcaattcgggagctgagtgatcgatacatcctaataaagtggaagcattggaaaggcagaaggacacaaccatggctgaaatgagaagccaaagccaacataaaagccaaagagagggcaaacaaaagagcaaaaaccattgggaagcttttagaaaccaataGAAGATGACTAAAAAAGAGTTAGATGAGCTCAGggtgtggaattatgatattgcagtCATTACTGAGTCTtggcttcaaactttctgcataatcactcaaggagttgaactgcatgtgcatgtaacgggagctgtataactcatctccttctatcttaggccacaatcttatcaatcacccctgttgtggacactttctggaggtccaagatccgtatgctccacgaccgctggacgaagtgtgtaaatgtaggaggggactatgttgaaaaataaatgtgctaggttttctaaaattgactccttctaccttaggccatgaacttatcaattaccccttgtAACTAGCCGAAATGGTTAATAGGAGAATCAAAGGGAAGTTGATGGACATGAAGAGAAAATAAGTTTTTGTAGCAAAAGGTAGGGGCATTGGACTAATGGGAATGCTCTGAGACAGCGGTTCCCAATCTTGGGcccatggactccttgcttaatggtattggttcatggcataaaaaaggttagaaaCACCTACTCTAAGAGTTTGCatagagttgatgggctgaatctGTGCTCTAAGGAATTATGGGACTTCTACAGGACAGTGGAATACTGAGCACTTCCTGGATGAGAACAACTCCAACAGTAATTAAGAAACACATCTGTTTAATTGTTTGTTAACTGTGGAAGTAGTAATGGCTCCAGTATTACAATTTACAAAAAGTATTTGCCAAGGCTTTCACAGATACTCCTAAACCTACAACCTCATGAGAGGACAGGCAACACATGGGAACATAACAGAGGTACCTGCATGAATCCTTGCAAGGCACACAGAATCCCAACTTggaaaagagttttttttttatcattgccgagtctaaatcctggaactctttCCCCAGTAGGACCATAGAAGGTACTTTCACCACAAGAACTGTGCCCAAAGCGTGATCTTCTCAATGGCAATAAATGTTGCCCTTGCCAGCATCGGCCATAGTCCATAATTTTATTCTTAATACACAGTTTATGGAAGTTTTCAACCCTGTAGAGTATGTAGCTAATCCATCCTTGTACTCTGTTTTTTAGAATAGTACCTCATCCTTCCCATGCTTTTATTTCAGAACAATGTTCCTGGTTGGCCTGACTGGAGGGATTGCCTCTGGGAAAAGCACAGTTGCTGCTTTGTTTCATGAACTTGGATGCCCTGTTATAGATTCCGATCAGATAGCAAGACAGGGTAAGTTTTGGACTTCTCGAGATCCTACTTTGTGACGGTATGATATTTAAAAATCGCAATTTCTAAAATATTGGTACAAAATGTACAGATTACAGTTTCTCTTTTATAGTTATTTTATAACTATTCTATTTTCTGATTTAGTGCAGTATTGAATTGGTTGAAGGAGTTTAATGCTTTGAATTTGCTATTAACTAGTACAGCAATGAAAATTGAAGTAGTTCCTGTAATGACAACATATTTTGACTTAATTGGGAATTCACAGCCGCATTTCATTGTGAATAATGAACTGCCAACAGTGGAGTCATAgttatagaatactacagcacggaaacaggccccttgacccatctagtccatgccaaattgttATTTTGCCTACTCTCATTAGTGTACACCCAGAccatctccctccatacccctcccacccatgtacttgtacaaatttctcttaaatgttgaaatcgaaacagcattcaccacatccactggcagctcatgccACACTTACATCACCTTCTGAAGATGTTCCCccttaggttccccttaaatacttaCCTTTTACCTTTAACTTACTGTATAACCTCTAGTTCAATTCTCTTCCAAcctcagtggggggagggggggagctgcatgcatttaccctgtGTACACCCCTCATACTTTTGTATACctttgtcaaatctcccctcgattTCCTACGATTCAGAGAATAATGTCCTAAACTAAAGAACCTTCCCCCATATCACAGGTCCTCAGGTcctgacaatatccttgtaaattttatctgtacactttcaatcttattgacatcattcctataggtaggtgaccagaactgtatgcagtgctCATGTCTTATATGATTTTAACATAACACCGCAACTCCTCTACTCAATACTCTAATTTATGAATGAAAttcatgggtataattgggtgatgtgggctcattgggcaggaagagcctgttactgtgctgtatctttaaataaataaaataaagaaacgcctaggttctggaatggttccggacaACTGGACagtcacaaatgtcactccattccttAAGAAGGGgcggaggcaaaagacaggaaatcataggccatttagcctgacttcaatggttggagtccattattaaggacgtggttttggggtacttggaggtacatgatagtcggccaaagtcagcgtggtttcattaggggaaatcttgtctgacaaagtttagacaagggagagtcagtggatgtttctgtttggatttttcagaaggcctttgacaaggttccacacgtgTCTGCTAAAGTAGATGCGAGCTCATGCTATTACAAGAAAGACGTtatgacagaagattggctgactggcagaaggcaaaaagtgggaataaagggggccttttcgagttggctgctggtaactagtggtgtgctgcagggttccccaacttttcatgttatatgttaatgatctggatgatgagattgatggctttgtggccaggtttatgatacaaaggtaggtggagggacaggtagtattgaggaagctgGAAGTCtgcagaggacttagacagattaggagcgtgagcaaagaagtggcagatggaatagtgtcgggaagtgtatggtcatacactttgatggaaggaataaagacatagtctgttttctaaacggggatTGAACTGAgaattctgaggtgcaaagggacttgagggtcctagtgcagaattccctaaaggttaatttgcagattgagtgtgtggtgaggaagggaaatacaatgttagcattcatttcaagaggattagaatataaaagcaaggatgtaatgctgagactttataaggcattggtcagaccacacttggagtattgtgagcagttttggatctgGTATCTAAAAAATGATGTGCTggtagaggagatttatgagagtgaccctgagaatgaaaggattaatggagcatttgatggctctgggcctgtactcactggattttaaaGAATGAggtgatctcaatgaaacctatcaaagatTGAAtcgcctagataaagtggatgtggagaggatgcttccattagtggaagagtctaggaccagagagcacaacctcgCAATAGGCATCCCTTTCAAAttgatgaggtggaatttctttagccagaaggtggagaATCTGGCTAaatcattcggtatatttaaagtggaggttaataggtttttAATAAGGATGTCAAAGATCATGAGGAGAAAGCGGGAGtatggggtagagggaggaaaatagataagccatgattgaatggtggaacagactcgatgggccaaatggcctaattctgctgctacgtGTTATGGTGATATTCCACACTTGAGGGAGGATCAGGGGAAAAGAGTTAAATGCACTTATTTTTACTTCTGATTTATGTAGGCCTGTAAACTTAAATTGGCATACAGATTTTTGAGCTATATTTAAGTTTTCATAGGTAATCTTGAAGAGTGATTGATTGAGAAATGTAATGTTTTAAATCAgtttcagctggaagaaggtagaCCAGAAATTTATGAATGTATTGCTGCCCAAGCCGCTATATATAGGAAAGCAGATTGACAAGAAATATACAAGCAAAACACTTTAGTTTATTTGCCAAGTGAGAACTGTGAAGCTGAGATTTTGTATTAAATGTTTAGAAACATTGTTTAGATTAGATGGACTACTGTATATATTTAATTCCCATATTGTTATGCAGAGAATAGAGTGGCAAGGGTAGGTGCAAAATTAAATTTTATAGAACCAAAAAGTTTAATGTTTTAGGAAAGCTTAACAAGCTGAGGTGCTATTCTCAAAGGGATAACTGAAATAGGCCTGTACGTTATGGAAGGATTTGTATGGTAAATATAGAAACTTGAGAGTGAGAGGAGTATGAGGGGTACAGAAGTACAAAACTGTTACTAGAAAATCTGAAAAGCAATTTAGGAGAAATGCCTTTCTGCATAGAGTGGTTAGAATGCAAGAGTCTGAAGGAGtaaaaaaatctgaggtgaaaaAATGTGTTAAAGTTGAAATTGAATaaataaaagagagaaaaataaaaaattGTCGTCTTGGAATCAGATAAAGATGAATTATAGGAGCCTAGTGCAGATTTAAAATACTGGCAATATCTGTTGAGTTATTTGTATTTATAAATGCATGTCCCTCTAAGATGATGGGTTTGTTCTGTGTTTATTTCCTGTAAGTTGTTGAGTTGGACTCCCCTGTGTACTGGGCAATAGTGCGTTCCTTTGGTGAGGAGATCCTGCTGGAGGACAGAACCATCAACAGGGAGAAACTGGGCAGCATCATTTTCTCCAACAGGCAGAAACGGCTGCTCCTGAATTCCATCACTCATCCGGCAATCCACAAAGCCTTGCTCAAACaagtttttatatattttattcaaGGTAAGTGGTGAGCTGTTAACAACATTTTAACTTTGCATTAAGTTTATACTGTAAAATACATAAGAATAAATATGTATATTTTGTTTCTTCCTTTGAGGGCTAGAAAATGCCAGACAGTAAAACAGGCAATATCTGGCATCTCTGCTTCAGCCACAATTCTTCTTCATCATTATAAGTTATTCTCTAaccctctttccccaccccctcccccacacctgtAGCCATGTCATCTCAAAGAAGTGACAGCAAAAGCCAGGGGCAATTAAGGAGAATGtaaagtggcggagcagactcgatgggccgaatggccgacttctgctcctttgtcttatggtctatggtctattgTTTGGAAAATTATTGTATACCTTTTGGACATCATAACTGCAGGAGATCACAATCACAATGTGATCACAACATATGTTGCAAGTTTACGACTTGTATGTATTAAACACAACTAGAAATCAGTTTAGTTTTTCACTATAATAACTGGAAGTGTGACTGGCATGAGTTTATCTACTCTGGCAGTGGTGGGGAAACCTGCTATCATTCAAACTACTAGATCTGCCCTAGCATAACTTGTCGGTTTGACTtatgggtctcgccaatgtattcAGTTACACATCTTGCTCCCAAGTGTTGTATAATGCTACAACCTAGATTATGTAGACTTGTACAGTGTCAGCAAATGTTGTCCACATTATCAACTATAGATAATTTCATAGCACTCTTATCTTCAACTCAAAAGGTTGTGGCTTCAAGTCTCACTCCAAAGACCTGAGAATAGCTTGATGCTCCGATGACTGGAAGAGTGCTGCATTATCAGAAGCAATTGCAAGTCATCACACTTACTCAACATGTACTCACTACCATTCAGCGGTCCGATTCCAAAGCACCTGCATTCTGTTATCCACTTCAGTAGATATTACCTTATttctggggtactctctagcttCTTCAAACTGGGTGATTCAGTGGCAGGAGAATTCCATTGAATTAAATGTTATTGGAGATTATGGGCAATAAGAATTGGTagcagagagagaggtagaagataCTTGTAACCTATTAACAATTTTGAACCTATAGTTCTAATGTGGAAAAGGCCATATTTTAACCAGTTTCCATCTACCAGCCAATTTTGATTTTAGATTTGGATTAGTTTATTGTAGTATACTTCagagtgcaatgaaattccttaaagccatgggagcaggtggtggatggtcgtatgagcagctagtgcacatcacaactcctggttatacgaccactgacgccaggcagacaatctgaagagtattgatgatggctgggtcTTGAAGAGGgctatggcaaaccacttctgtaggaaaaatttgccaagaacattcatggtcatgagaatatgattgcccatgtcatagaAATGTAATCTGCAGAGTAAGCAACACTTATCTGATGACATTCAATTGACAAATTGATTCATTTTAATTAGTGCAATACGTAAGTATAACTTCTTTTTAAAATCTCTGCAGGGTATCGATATGTTATTCTTGATGTCCCACTCTTGTTTGAAACAAATAAGATGGCTAAATTTATGAAGCATACTATAGTTGTTTACTGGTAAGTTTATGTTAAGCCAAATGTCTTGATATTGATAGCTATCTGCATTGTTTGCACTTACTAAGGTTCTCTGATTCATTTGGTATAGAGGCAAGGGGTCCAGTAGGAATTGGGGACCAAAAAAAGTTGCAGATACTGGATACCTGAAATAAAAGTAGAGAGTGCTGCAGGCTGGACAATAAGAAGCTGTtgcgtttcaggtcaaagacccctAATCAAGACTGAGGAcactttgacctgaaacgttaataCTGTTTCTGTTTCCTGACCTCttgaatttttccagcattttctgcctttaGTGTAATAGAAACATCTGGTAAAATGGAACTTTGTTCATTGATCATAGATTTAAACAATATTGAATTCCTTATGATCCCCACCTCCATTTAACTATTTGGATAAATTACCTTGCTGTTCCTCACTTTTGGTCTGGTAGTTCCTGTAACTGAGAACAAGAGTTTTAATTCAGGGTGGAAGCTGGGGGAAAGGGAGCTGGTGGGATTGGCATGCTATCCTGACTTTGGAGAGATTTTAGCTGTTTCAAacaaagtttcttcaggtatagGACTACATAGACAACTGGCAACCACTCTTGCATCTcctttgcactttgggagaaaaaGAAATTGAGGGCAATTGTTGGTTCAGAAACAAATCTTgtctggggggggggaattgctTTTTCTGTTTTGCTCCTGATTTATTGCATTGTTTGTGGACTGACTCTTGCAATACTGTGAGAATTATCAGTATTCCAGTATTGTGTCAAATGTACCATTTTCCGTGCAATTATCTAGAAGCTGAATTTTCTGGATGTTTTCCTCTTGGAAGAAATCAAATGAATCAGCTAAGAATTTGTGGCCTAGGAACCTGCAGCAGAGGAAGTTGCTTTGCTTGGTATATGTTTCCCTCTATAACTAATTTGTGAAATGTATCCCAAGGAAGTTTGCtttatcaatatatagagggacttGTGAGACAGGGTACAACACTGGGCCTCTTCCCAGGGCAAGTGGTGGAAGAGCTGTCAGTGAGCAACTGACCATAAATTAGTGACCATAATTCTCCATAAAATAGTTATGGAGAAGGGTGCATCTGTTCACAAGCTTAGGTCCTGACCTGGGGAAGAGCAAATTTTAGAGCCATTAGGTGTGAGCTTTCAGTTGTTGATTAGGCAAGGTTGCTTGCAGGGAAAGTGTGGTGTGAAGAGTTTAGGGTCTGCATCTTCCTGTTAGGGTGAAGGGAAAGGCTGCCACGTTTACCAGAGGGAAgcttggtgggggaggaggacatGAGAAAGATCTGGCAGAGAAGGTGAGGAAGACTCCCAAAAGattctcaatagacaataggtgcaggagtaggccattcggcccttcgtgcCAGCACCAcctttcactgtgatcatggctgatcatccacaatcagtatctagGTAGATCAAGTGTAAAAGAGCAGCTAGAAAGAGAATAGTTCCCTCGACGATAAGCATGGCCATGTATGTGAAACCAAAAGAAAtgagtgtgatttttttttcaaaattaataTTTCTCTAGCAACACAATATTGGAGGGACTGAGCAAATCAGATAGTGTCTatgtaaattaacaaatatttcgggactggaaaggaagcggggggaaggaggatggctagaaggtgataggtgaagccaggtgggtaggaaagaaaaggctggagaagaaggaatctgatagaggagagtggttcataggagaaagggaagaaggaaatgACCCAGGGGAGGTGTTAGGTGAGAataggtaagaggctagagtggggaatagaagagagaaGGTGGGGTGAAattttaccagaaggaaaaatcgatGTCATGgtatcaggttgggggctacctggatggaatagGTGTTTCACATCCACCCTGAAAGTCGCCTCTTAATGGCAAAGGAGGAAGCCACGGACTGACACGTCACAACagaaatggggataggaattaaaatggttggccgggggaaattctgcttttggcagatagagcagaggtgctcaacaaagcggtcccctaGACTTACACTAGTCTCACCAAGAGAATATTTCTCTTCAGTTTTAACTATGTAGAAAACAATGGAAGctaaggaaatgggggagaggtGTGAGTGATGTTGGCTTGGACCATGTACAAGTTAGGGAAGAGGTATTGGGGGTCTTAAAATCCATGAAcgtagataaatccccaaggtCTGATCTGGTGATTTTTGAACTTTGTGGGAAAACTAAAGAAGAAATTGTGCAGGCCTTTGCAGAGAATTTTTGCTTCGCCTCCAGCTACAGGTGAGGTTCCAGTGTTGCCTCACTGGAGAGTGATACCACTGTTTAAAAAGGATAGCAAGAGCAAGTCAAGAAACtgcaggccagtgagtctgacattagATGCTGGAGGAGATTCTGAGGAATAGGATCGGCCAACATTTGGCGAGGCAGGGTCTGATTCAAGACAATCAGCATTATGTGGAATGTTCTTTGAGGAGTTAATTAAGAGGGTAGATGAAGGTACGGCAGTGGATGTTTATGGACTTGagcaaggcctttgaccaggAGATGGCATGGGAGCCAAGGGGAGATAGTGGCTCAATGCtagaaagcagaggttgatgtttGAGGATCATTTCTCAAACAGGAGGGCTGCgtcagagtgagtgtgtgtgtgtgtgtgtgtgtgcttgctttgtaatttatagaaatgatttggatgtgaatggttaGTAAACCTgtggatgatactaaaatagggtGTTGTAGATTATGAAGAAGGTTATGAAAAATCATAGGGgcatcttgatcagctgggtatGTGGGCTGAGGTTTAGAAAATAGCTTTCAACCCATGTAATGTGAAGTTTTGCTTTTTAGGTGATTAAACTAGGGTAGGGCTTGTACAGCGAATGGTAGGggcctggggagtgttgtagaacagagggacctgtgAATACAAATGCATAGTTCACTGTAAATGGTGTCACATGTAGATTGGGTAGTGCCCTGGCCGCCtccagtcagggcactgagaatAGGAACTGGCAAGttatgttagattagattagctttatttgtcacatatacatcaaaacatacagtgaggtgCATTGTGTTAATGACCAGCACAGTTCATTGCCATATAtaataatgttgcagttataagatgttggtgatgccacacctggagtattgtttacGGTTATAGTCACTTCATtagaggaaagatgttattaaacttgaAAGAATgtggaaaagatttaccaggatgtaaAAGGAGAAGTTGTGTACACCAGCACTTTATTCCCTgcaatgtaggagattgaggaaTGACCTAATAGAcgtatataagatcatgagggacgTAGACAAGGTAAAAGCACGTAGTCTTTTTCCAGGAGAAAACAAGATGGtttaggtttaagatcagaggcaagaaatttaaaagggacatcagggcAGCTTCACACAAAGTGTGGTGTgtattggaatgagctgccagaaatggtGGTTGAGATGTGCACATTAACAACATTTCAAAAAGAACATGTAGATAAGTACATCCATAGGGGAGGTTTAGATGGCCATGGCCAAATGTGAGCAGAAGGGACCAGCTTGTTTCACAGCACAGTTGGCATgggccagttgggctgaagggcctgtttccatcacTCTAATACTGAAGTGTTGACACCTGTTGTGTCTGGCTACTTCCTACTCTATACTTAAGCAGGAAACCATTTAGATATATCTATTGGGTAACTGGGGCACCTGATGTATTCAGAGTTCAGTGAAGCTGTGGTGGTAGTAGAATGATAACACACAGGAGACCACTTGAACCATCATacaagcatttttttttttgctttagccACTTAATTCCGCTTGTCTGAATTTCTCCATAGCTCTACAGTTGTCTTTGCATGCATCATTTGATTATAAATAGATTAAAGatttcaaagattagctttatttgtcacatgtacatggaaacatacagtcaTTTGTATCATTTGcgccaacaaccaacacagtccaaggatctgcatatgtcgccatgcttctggcgccaacgtagcatgctttcaactcactaaccttaacccatacatctgtggaacgtgggaggaaactggagcagctggagtaaacccacatggtcacagggagagtgtacaagctccttacagacagttgcAGGAATTGAGCACTGATCACTGACGCTGTAACATGTTATGCTAACTACTAGGCTAATGTGCAGCTCCTCAATTCTGAAAATAATTTCAGAGTTATTTTCTGAAAATTACTTTTCAAcaaatcctcctcctcctcctccaggttGTTGCATAAAAATTTTAGTCTTCTCATTTAATTTTTTATTGGAGAAGTCTCGTAAGAGTGTACAgttgagacttccggtagcgctcatggagtgaagtcgcgttcttgactcgctccattacctctgagttttttctctctatggtcagctatactttaattaactattaaggcatcaatttttacaatactttgaattaaactgaattctctgacaattggatgatactgagatcggctatgtctaagaacgggaaagacggcaaggatggtaaacctccggttaaaccgaaagctacggatctccctccgactgaatcaccggtgactttgaaagctatatcggagttaattcagagggaaatttcaacctctgttagggagatgattcgtacagaaattatgggctctgttaaagacctgattcatatggaaatctcaactaagttccagaaaattgccgatttaattgataagatgcaaacatgtattgcggaacatcagtcggctatatctggtcttcaaaaatccgcgcaacaaagtgagcttaagatggggaaagtcgaagaaacaattaatgtaatgaagaagaaacttgactttttgacttttaaaaactctgacttggaatctagaatgcgacggcagaatttacgaatgattggcgtcagggaagccgtggaagctaacaaccctatgaaatatttctcccaacttttaaaagatgcattccctactgtatttcctgaccaaccaccgctactggatcgtgttcacagaatcccatcatactcgtctaggtcagatagacctaggcatgttatcttacgttttctttactttcaagacaaggagagactgtttcgattcgctcgatctaaaggtttcattgatttttcggatcttaagttccgattcgtggaagatttcagtaaaccaatctgggaccaacgggtccgttacagatccgtgatgtcggaattctataagatggatttaagaccagcgctgctgtaccctgcacgtctaaggattcgcatgttagatggagctcttcgtttttttgattctccatcggatgcccagagttatctggatcaactttcatcttcaacatcttaattgcctttttttaattttctccgttgatcggaggctgtgaattggttggttttaacttttctgtgccctatttgggcagaaaagtttactttcgatttcttaatatggctgctaaactttctttttaactgcgtcatttctttcttttcccaggggattctgggtggttacttcccttttgtcatcttacgtatttcctgtgcggccttaaattttgtagtttttttaaattttattctgttttgctttttataatcattttatgttaataatcctattttttttgttgctgtgtctattcatgagtttgaggtttattgtggtttttttttaatatatactttccggcttttgttctgttctgtgtgtattttaattgagctaacttttttttacttattttttttactgttttacaattagctgatccttttcatatttataccttttttttagggagcgtataccggaagtcatgggggtagttttagcgcttgcttctttctggcgggtctgctttagatttcgccttggggtcctggggtggggggcggtgggaggggcttcacgttttagtttgtttctctttgggctatatacattattgaagtattggttgcgtccttttccccggtatcttttgtatgttctgtttcctctccgggtttgtgggtcgcgcctattgtcaatcctccttgttatgggttgactttaggatttatggagtctattattaattttgtctcctggaatactaatggtcttaatcatccta
It includes:
- the dcakd gene encoding dephospho-CoA kinase domain-containing protein isoform X2 codes for the protein MFLVGLTGGIASGKSTVAALFHELGCPVIDSDQIARQVVELDSPVYWAIVRSFGEEILLEDRTINREKLGSIIFSNRQKRLLLNSITHPAIHKALLKQVFIYFIQGYRYVILDVPLLFETNKMAKFMKHTIVVYCDPQAQLTRLMKRNNLIQAEAERRISVQMPLEQKCKLATHVIDNSGDPASTYRQVCKLHSQFEDSMDFLAVRLFAVVTLTAFGGLLYMFIKKFIF